Genomic DNA from Longimicrobium sp.:
TGAGGACCATGAAGCAGAACCTGTTCTGGGCCTTCATCTACAACGTGGTCGGCATCCCCATCGCCGCCGGGCTGCTGTTCCCAGTGTGGGGGCTGCTGCTGAGCCCCATCCTGGCCAGCGCGGCGATGGCGTTCAGCTCGGTGAGCGTGGTGGCCAACAGCCTGCGCCTGCGTGGCGTAAAGCTGGCCTGAGTACAACATGATGTGGACCAGTCGCGGTCCGCACACTACATTCGGTGTTTCGCCCCGGCGTTGGAGCCGGGGCGCGGACACCGTGCAAACGGAGGCGGAGATGAGCGCAGACACGACGAACGCGGGCGTGGTCGAGGTGACGGACGTGACCTTCGCGGCCGAGGTAGAGGGTGCGCAGGGGCTGGTGCTGGTGGACTTCGGCGCCGCGTGGTGCGGGCCGTGCCGGATGATGGACCCGGCGGTGAAGCAGATCGCCGGCGACTACGCCGGGCGGGTGAAGGTGGCCAAGGTGGATACCGACGCCAACCTGCAGGTGAGCACGCGCTTCAACATCCGCTCGCTCCCCACCTTTCTGATCTTCCGCGACGGCAAGGTGGTGGACCAGGTGATCGGGGCCGTGCCGCGGCAGGCCATCGAGAACAAGCTGGCGGCGCTGCTGTAGGCGGCGCTTC
This window encodes:
- the trxA gene encoding thioredoxin; this translates as MSADTTNAGVVEVTDVTFAAEVEGAQGLVLVDFGAAWCGPCRMMDPAVKQIAGDYAGRVKVAKVDTDANLQVSTRFNIRSLPTFLIFRDGKVVDQVIGAVPRQAIENKLAALL